A single window of Xylocopilactobacillus apicola DNA harbors:
- the galE gene encoding UDP-glucose 4-epimerase GalE, which translates to MSLLVLGGAGYIGSHMVDLLVQKNERVVVVDNLSRGHRAAVNDKAVFYQGDVRDEEFMNRVFSEEDIEAVFHFCAYIQIPESLKKPNDYFDNNVGGLITLIEVMAKHHTSKLIFSSSAAVYGNPEIVPIKEDSAKNPINPYGLTKLMMEQMMAWNGPAYDINWIAFRYFNVAGAKADGSIGEDHRPESHLIPLVLQAATGERDHVDICGEDYNTPDGTNIRDYVHVVDLVEAHYLGLEYLRNGGKSDAFNLGSKKGYSVKEIVEATREVTGKPIPAVSAPRRGGDPDSLVADSSKVRSVLHWAPKYDDINEIIASAWNWVQKHPEGYKD; encoded by the coding sequence ATGAGTTTATTAGTTTTAGGTGGTGCAGGATACATTGGCTCTCACATGGTTGATCTATTAGTTCAAAAAAATGAAAGAGTTGTAGTTGTCGACAATTTAAGTCGCGGTCATCGAGCAGCAGTCAATGACAAGGCTGTGTTTTATCAAGGTGATGTACGCGATGAAGAATTTATGAATCGGGTGTTTTCTGAAGAAGATATCGAAGCAGTTTTCCATTTTTGTGCTTATATTCAGATTCCTGAATCACTGAAAAAACCAAACGATTATTTTGATAACAATGTAGGTGGACTCATTACTTTAATTGAGGTCATGGCAAAGCATCATACTAGTAAATTAATTTTTTCTTCTTCCGCAGCTGTTTATGGCAATCCAGAAATTGTTCCGATTAAAGAAGATTCTGCGAAAAATCCGATCAATCCATATGGCTTAACTAAGCTCATGATGGAACAGATGATGGCTTGGAATGGACCGGCATACGACATTAATTGGATTGCTTTTCGTTACTTCAACGTGGCTGGAGCAAAAGCAGATGGCAGCATCGGTGAAGATCATCGACCAGAATCGCATTTGATTCCACTCGTTTTGCAGGCTGCAACTGGTGAACGAGATCATGTTGATATTTGTGGTGAAGATTATAATACGCCGGATGGCACTAACATTAGAGATTACGTTCACGTGGTCGACCTAGTTGAAGCTCACTATTTGGGACTTGAATATCTAAGAAACGGCGGCAAGAGTGATGCGTTTAATTTAGGATCCAAAAAAGGTTATTCAGTTAAAGAGATTGTTGAGGCAACCAGAGAGGTAACTGGTAAGCCAATTCCTGCTGTTTCTGCTCCAAGGCGTGGAGGGGATCCAGATTCCTTAGTTGCTGATAGCAGCAAAGTTAGAAGCGTTTTGCATTGGGCACCAAAGTATGATGATATTAATGAAATTATCGCTAGCGCTTGGAATTGGGTACAAAAACATCCAGAAGGCTACAAAGACTAA
- a CDS encoding GNAT family N-acetyltransferase, protein MPISNKKGSHKITIRPLKTEEISILKDFLYYAIFQREGAELLPKSIIEEPDLAVYIKDFGNYKDDYCLVDEEGGQIVGACWVRIINGFGSVDGDTPEFAISVRPENRNKGIGTLLMRAMLKYLQAQNIYQKTSLAVQKDNYALRMYQKVGFTIIDENEEEFIMIHELKKA, encoded by the coding sequence TTGCCCATTTCAAACAAAAAAGGTAGCCATAAAATTACAATAAGACCTCTTAAAACAGAAGAAATCTCAATACTAAAAGATTTCCTATACTATGCAATATTTCAGCGTGAAGGAGCTGAACTTCTTCCCAAAAGCATCATTGAAGAACCAGATCTTGCGGTTTATATCAAAGACTTTGGTAATTACAAAGATGATTATTGCTTGGTCGATGAAGAAGGTGGACAGATCGTAGGAGCTTGTTGGGTTAGAATCATTAACGGATTTGGCAGTGTCGATGGCGATACCCCTGAATTTGCCATCTCCGTCCGACCAGAAAATAGAAATAAAGGAATTGGAACTCTTTTGATGCGGGCGATGTTAAAATATTTGCAAGCTCAAAACATTTACCAAAAAACAAGCCTAGCTGTGCAAAAAGATAATTATGCTCTTAGAATGTACCAGAAAGTCGGTTTTACTATCATCGACGAAAACGAAGAAGAATTTATAATGATCCATGAACTAAAAAAAGCCTGA
- a CDS encoding LytTR family DNA-binding domain-containing protein codes for MLVKTEINEVYQEAFISVNAQKDSVELHVLADAIREFVNEQNLTGSGRGVQKIIPIYQIISVHTLGKHVVCETISGTFQLKERIYELRSLLSEKLFLQISSSEIVNISQIANFSLTKNGIYQVNFKNGKFTYASRRYMQKIKKEYFS; via the coding sequence ATGTTAGTCAAAACTGAAATAAATGAGGTCTATCAAGAGGCGTTTATCAGCGTAAATGCGCAAAAAGACAGTGTTGAACTGCATGTGCTCGCAGATGCAATTCGGGAGTTTGTCAACGAACAAAATTTAACGGGATCCGGTCGAGGTGTGCAAAAAATTATTCCGATTTATCAGATTATCAGCGTCCATACTCTCGGTAAACATGTTGTCTGTGAAACGATCAGCGGGACTTTTCAACTAAAAGAGCGGATCTATGAATTACGTAGTTTGCTATCTGAAAAGTTATTTCTACAGATTTCAAGCAGTGAAATTGTCAACATCAGTCAAATTGCCAATTTTTCGCTGACCAAGAATGGGATTTATCAGGTTAATTTTAAAAATGGCAAATTTACCTACGCATCAAGACGTTACATGCAAAAAATAAAAAAGGAGTACTTCTCATGA
- a CDS encoding DUF3021 domain-containing protein, producing the protein MKRIIKSSLAGVAVGFLIALLFSWVNSGGKFLASKPQFNARFSSNLTAVTVSAGIWALMGAIFGASYLIFEQEKWSITRQTVIHFLVTIVFFLPLAIFAGWFPFTAGGIISAVVEFVIIYSLIWWWQMERAKKKIKMLNDAISAS; encoded by the coding sequence ATGAAAAGAATAATTAAATCTTCGCTCGCCGGAGTAGCTGTCGGATTTTTAATCGCACTTTTGTTTTCTTGGGTGAATTCGGGTGGCAAATTTCTAGCATCGAAACCCCAATTTAATGCAAGATTTTCTTCAAATTTAACGGCAGTTACTGTCTCGGCAGGAATCTGGGCGTTAATGGGAGCAATATTTGGCGCTAGCTATTTAATTTTCGAGCAAGAAAAGTGGAGCATTACTCGTCAGACGGTAATCCATTTCTTAGTTACGATTGTATTTTTCTTGCCGCTGGCAATTTTTGCCGGTTGGTTTCCTTTCACAGCAGGCGGAATTATTAGCGCAGTCGTTGAATTCGTTATTATTTATTCCTTGATCTGGTGGTGGCAAATGGAGCGTGCCAAAAAGAAAATCAAGATGTTAAACGATGCTATTTCAGCTTCTTGA
- a CDS encoding ClbS/DfsB family four-helix bundle protein, with the protein MARPTTKEDLIAASTQNFDKLMKLLDPLTEEEKNGKFHFDLEKEKGAHWKRDQNIRDVLIHLYEWQVLLLNWVKSNQKGVAKDFLPDGYNWRNYGEMNVELWKKHQSTPYDEALENLKDTHQKVMKLIDAFSNEELFSKGAFPWTGNNTLGAYVVSSTSSHYDWALKKIRKYLKGLN; encoded by the coding sequence ATGGCGAGACCAACAACGAAAGAAGATTTAATTGCAGCCAGCACCCAAAATTTTGACAAATTAATGAAATTACTTGATCCTTTAACTGAAGAAGAAAAGAATGGCAAATTTCATTTTGATCTTGAAAAGGAAAAGGGGGCACACTGGAAAAGAGATCAGAATATCAGAGATGTCCTAATTCACTTGTATGAGTGGCAAGTTCTATTGTTAAATTGGGTAAAGAGTAATCAAAAAGGAGTTGCAAAAGATTTCTTGCCCGACGGATATAATTGGCGCAACTATGGCGAAATGAATGTTGAATTGTGGAAGAAGCACCAAAGTACTCCTTACGATGAAGCTCTTGAGAATCTAAAAGATACCCACCAGAAAGTAATGAAGCTGATTGATGCGTTTAGCAATGAAGAACTTTTTTCTAAAGGAGCGTTTCCTTGGACTGGCAACAATACTCTTGGTGCCTACGTTGTATCAAGTACTTCCAGTCACTATGATTGGGCGTTAAAGAAAATAAGAAAGTATTTGAAAGGCTTGAATTGA